In Musa acuminata AAA Group cultivar baxijiao chromosome BXJ2-3, Cavendish_Baxijiao_AAA, whole genome shotgun sequence, the following proteins share a genomic window:
- the LOC135606605 gene encoding protein neprosin-like, translating into MLKGSKPLDPPERPRCYTGDGMADDFVQLWTTSGETCPEGTVPIRRTKEEDILRIERFGRKPFARAPQSTNVSNHEYAIGHIEGEQDYGAHALFNVWAPQVANRGEFSLSQLWIISGNFDKDLNTVETGWQVYPELYGDTLPRFFVYWTNDSYQNTGCYNLYCSGFVQTNNSVAVGAAITTTSTYNDTNLQYVIRITVWKDQKTGNWWLQLGSTVVGYWPSFLFSNLASSGTMVEFGGEIVNTRPSGNHTDTQMGSGHFAEEGFGRAAYISSIRIVDSNDTLIPARNLTYYADNPNCYDVQGGVDNSGESFFYFGGPGRNARCP; encoded by the exons ATGCTGAAAGGATCAAAGCCTTTG GATCCACCGGAGAGACCCAGATGCTACACCGGCGACGGTATGGCCGACGACTTCGTCCAGCTATGGACAACCTCCGGAGAGACGTGCCCGGAAGGAACGGTTCCGATCAGAAGAACCAAGGAGGAAGACATACTTCGCATAGAGAGGTTCGGCAGGAAGCCATTCGCGAGAGCACCGCAAAGCACCAACGTCAGTAACCACGAG TACGCGATCGGGCATATCGAGGGAGAACAAGACTACGGTGCACACGCATTGTTCAATGTTTGGGCTCCTCAAGTGGCCAACCGCGGTGAGTTCAGCTTATCGCAGTTATGGATCATCTCGGGAAATTTTGACAAGGATCTGAACACTGTCGAAACAGGGTGGCAG GTGTATCCTGAGCTGTATGGAGATACACTCCCGAGGTTCTTCGTTTATTGGACG AACGATTCATATCAAAACACAGGCTGCTACAACCTCTACTGCTCGGGCTTCGTCCAGACCAACAACAGTGTCGCTGTAGGAGCAGCTATCACCACAACATCGACGTATAATGATACTAATCTGCAGTATGTGATCAGAATCACGGTGTGGAAG GATCAAAAGACTGGGAACTGGTGGCTGCAGCTGGGATCAACAGTTGTGGGATACTGGCCAAGCTTCTTGTTCAGTAACCTTGCAAGCAGTGGAACCATGGTGGAATTTGGTGGGGAGATCGTCAACACCCGTCCTTCCGGCAACCACACCGACACCCAGATGGGCAGCGGACACTTCGCGGAAGAAGGCTTCGGCAGAGCTGCCTACATCAGCAGCATACGAATCGTGGATTCGAACGACACACTGATCCCGGCGAGAAACCTCACCTACTACGCCGATAATCCGAACTGTTACGACGTACAAGGCGGTGTCGACAATtcaggggagagcttcttctactTTGGAGGTCCAGGAAGAAACGCTAGATGCCCATGA
- the LOC135608403 gene encoding farnesyl pyrophosphate synthase 1-like isoform X1 — translation MAAAGTRGAMVVGDEGDLKATFRQVYGRLKSELFEDAAFDYTDEARQWIDRMLDYNVPGGKLNRGISVIDSYKLLKEGTQLSNEEVFLGCALGWCIEWLQAYFLVLDDIMDNSHTRRGQLCWFRVPKVGLIAVNDGILLRNHIPQILKRHFKGKPYYVDLLDLFNEVEFQTASGQMLDLITTHEGEKDLSKYTMTVYNRIVQYKTAYYSFYLPVACALLLAGENLDNFVDVKNILVEMGTYFQVQDDYLDCFGDPEVIGKIGTDIEDFKCSWLVVQALERANESQIKFLLDNYGKSDPTCVAKVKSIYRDIDLQNVFSEYERTSYERLISAIEALPSKAVQDVLKSFLHKIYKRQK, via the exons ATGGCGGCGGCAGGGACGCGCGGGGCGATGGTGGTCGGAGATGAAGGTGATCTGAAGGCGACCTTCCGCCAGGTCTACGGTCGCCTCAAGTCGGAGCTTTTCGAAGATGCCGCCTTCGACTACACCGACGAGGCTCGTCAATGGATCGACAGG ATGCTGGACTACAATGTACCTGGAG GCAAGCTGAACCGTGGAATCTCTGTCATTGATAGCTACAAGTTGCTTAAAGAAGGAACCCAACTCAGTAATGAAGAAGTCTTTCTTGGATGTGCCCTTGGTTGGTGTATTGAATGG CTTCAAGCATATTTTCTAGTCCTTGATGATATCATGGATAACTCACACACTAGACGTGGTCAGCTATGTTGGTTTAGAGTTCCTAAG GTTGGACTTATTGCTGTAAATGATGGAATCCTACTTCGCAATCACATTCCTCAGATTCTTAAAAGGCATTTTAAGGGAAAGCCTTACTACGTAGATCTCCTTGATTTGTTTAATGAG GTTGAGTTTCAGACAGCTTCAGGGCAGATGCTGGATCTCATTACTACTCATGAAGGAGAAAAGGATTTGTCCAAATACACGATGACAGT TTACAATCGTATCGTGCAATACAAAACTGCCTATTATTCCTTCTATCTACCA GTAGCGTGTGCACTGCTATTGGCAGGTGAAAATTTGGACAATTTTGTTGATGTGAAGAACATTCTTGTTGAAATGGGCACATATTTCCAAGTACAG GATGACTACCTAGATTGCTTTGGTGATCCTGAAGTGATCGGGAAG ATTGGAACCGACATTGAAGATTTTAAATGCTCTTGGCTTGTAGTTCAAGCTTTAGAACGTGCTAATGAGAGCCAAATAAAATTTTTGTTG GACAACTATGGAAAATCTGATCCAACTTGTGTTGCAAAAGTGAAAAGTATCTATAGAGATATTGATCTCCAG AATGTATTTTCCGAGTATGAGCGGACCAGTTATGAACGACTTATATCTGCAATTGAAGCCCTGCCAAGCAAAGCAGTTCAGGATGTTTTGAAGTCTTTTCTGCACAAGATCTACAAGCGGCAGAAGTAG
- the LOC135608403 gene encoding farnesyl pyrophosphate synthase-like isoform X2 codes for MAAAGTRGAMVVGDEGDLKATFRQVYGRLKSELFEDAAFDYTDEARQWIDRMLDYNVPGGKLNRGISVIDSYKLLKEGTQLSNEEVFLGCALGWCIEWLQAYFLVLDDIMDNSHTRRGQLCWFRVPKVGLIAVNDGILLRNHIPQILKRHFKGKPYYVDLLDLFNEVEFQTASGQMLDLITTHEGEKDLSKYTMTVYNRIVQYKTAYYSFYLPVACALLLAGENLDNFVDVKNILVEMGTYFQVQDDYLDCFGDPEVIGKNVFSEYERTSYERLISAIEALPSKAVQDVLKSFLHKIYKRQK; via the exons ATGGCGGCGGCAGGGACGCGCGGGGCGATGGTGGTCGGAGATGAAGGTGATCTGAAGGCGACCTTCCGCCAGGTCTACGGTCGCCTCAAGTCGGAGCTTTTCGAAGATGCCGCCTTCGACTACACCGACGAGGCTCGTCAATGGATCGACAGG ATGCTGGACTACAATGTACCTGGAG GCAAGCTGAACCGTGGAATCTCTGTCATTGATAGCTACAAGTTGCTTAAAGAAGGAACCCAACTCAGTAATGAAGAAGTCTTTCTTGGATGTGCCCTTGGTTGGTGTATTGAATGG CTTCAAGCATATTTTCTAGTCCTTGATGATATCATGGATAACTCACACACTAGACGTGGTCAGCTATGTTGGTTTAGAGTTCCTAAG GTTGGACTTATTGCTGTAAATGATGGAATCCTACTTCGCAATCACATTCCTCAGATTCTTAAAAGGCATTTTAAGGGAAAGCCTTACTACGTAGATCTCCTTGATTTGTTTAATGAG GTTGAGTTTCAGACAGCTTCAGGGCAGATGCTGGATCTCATTACTACTCATGAAGGAGAAAAGGATTTGTCCAAATACACGATGACAGT TTACAATCGTATCGTGCAATACAAAACTGCCTATTATTCCTTCTATCTACCA GTAGCGTGTGCACTGCTATTGGCAGGTGAAAATTTGGACAATTTTGTTGATGTGAAGAACATTCTTGTTGAAATGGGCACATATTTCCAAGTACAG GATGACTACCTAGATTGCTTTGGTGATCCTGAAGTGATCGGGAAG AATGTATTTTCCGAGTATGAGCGGACCAGTTATGAACGACTTATATCTGCAATTGAAGCCCTGCCAAGCAAAGCAGTTCAGGATGTTTTGAAGTCTTTTCTGCACAAGATCTACAAGCGGCAGAAGTAG